The genomic stretch GGCCGACCTGAACACGGTGCTGGGCAAGGCCGTCACGATCCTGCGCGCCTTCCGGCCCGATGACCACGTCGTGACCCTCGCCGACCTGGTCCAACGCACCGGTCTGCACAAGGCGACGGTGCACCGGCTCTCCGGCGAACTGGTCGCCAACCGGCTGCTGGAGCGCGCCGAGGGCGGCTACCGGCTCAGCGGCGGCCTCTTCGAACTCGGCATGCTCGCCTCACTGGAGCGCAGCCTGCTGGAGGTGGCGATGCCGTTCCTCCAGGACCTTTACGAGCGCACCCACGAAACCGTCCACCTGGGCCTGCGCGAGGGCCATGACGTCGTGTACGTCGCCAAGATCGGCGGACACCGGCAGGCCAGGGTGCCTTCGCGCACCGGCGGGCGGATGCCCCTGCACTGCACGGCGATCGGCAAGGCGCTGCTCGCCCACGCCGACGCGGACCTGCGGCGCGCGGTGCTCACCGGGCCGCTGGAGCGC from Streptomyces davaonensis JCM 4913 encodes the following:
- a CDS encoding IclR family transcriptional regulator, whose translation is MTDTADLNTVLGKAVTILRAFRPDDHVVTLADLVQRTGLHKATVHRLSGELVANRLLERAEGGYRLSGGLFELGMLASLERSLLEVAMPFLQDLYERTHETVHLGLREGHDVVYVAKIGGHRQARVPSRTGGRMPLHCTAIGKALLAHADADLRRAVLTGPLERRTPHTVVAPGMLRRQLQRVTETGVAFEREESAVGLVCVAAPVLGRQDEPLAAISVAGPTSRFRPEAQATAVRAAAAALGSTLIRRDFLR